ATGGATCTGATCGCTAAGCATAACAAGTCGGTGCCTATGTTGGTAAAGATCGCTCCAGATGTTGATGGCGTTCAGTTAACTCAGATCGCAGAATCGTTAGTTAATAATCGTATTGATGGTGTTATTGCAACTAATACAACATTAGCCCGTGATGCGGTAGAAAATCTAGAATACGGTAATGAAACGGGCGGTTTATCTGGTAGACCTGTTCGTGAAAAATCGACGCATGTTGTCAGCGAATTAAAGCGTATTACCGACGGTAAGCTACCAATCATCGGTGTAGGCGGTATTGACTGTGCGGAATCTGCAAAAGAGAAGTTTTCAGCTGGTGCAGATTTGGTACAAGTGTATACAGGCTTTATTTATGAAGGGCCAGCGCTTGTTAAAAAGATCGTTTCGTCCTTATAAGGATCGTTCATATAACTAAATGATCCCAAACAAAACGTTATTATAAAAAATTTCATCATTGCGTTTTTCGCGTTATACTCCCACTTACTAGTTGAGCTAATTGGTTGGTGGGAGAGAAGTTTTGCAAGCTTCAAAAGAGTGGCAATGGATCCGCTGCACAGAAAGGAACAGGTTGTTAATTGATTTGGGTGACGAGCTTCAGCTTTGCACGCCTTTTCGTTTGCGCCACCTGACTGAAGACTCGACCACTAATCCCAATTTTAGTCTCAGCGAAGCTGAATTTTATCAGAGTGTATTTTCCTACCTTTGCGGTTTTGGTGTTTGGAATGAACCCAGGTGCTGTCAAATCGCTTTAAATGCAACAGCAGCGAAGTTTCATCTACAACCGATGCAAGCAAAAAGCTGGTTTTTCAAGCCATATTTTGGTGGAGAGCCTGTGAGTGAGGCGGTTGTGTGTTTACATTCCAAGTTAAGCAGCGGCGAGTTTCTAATTATCGAACATGATGGTCAGTCAAGCCTTTGTTTAAGCCTGAATGAGCAGTTTATTCTTGATGAGGGAATAGAGCTTGAACAATTTCAAGCGATAAAAGTACTGAACGATCGTTTAGCGCCTCTTGTGTTAACACACCGAGTTCATCAAAGCGCATAGCCAAATTCATCGCATTGTTTTATTGACTGACAATTATTCCCCGTATTAATCTGTACCTAATTTGTATTGTTCGCAGTTCAAGGGAGCAGAATGCATTGCCTTTGCGATAAAACGTTAAAACTAACTTATGCCGACGGTGAAGGACATTGCGGTTATCAATGTCAGTCATGTGGTGCGATTTGGCTGCCGCGCAAATTTGTCCAGTCTATTAAACATACTTATCACTTTAGTTATACCGATTTTATTGCAAACCGGACGCCAGTTGAGCGTGAAGTTTCGCAATTATGCCCTGATGACGGCCATACACTTACAGACTATACGCTCTTTGAGGTTAATTTCAGCGAGTGCGCTTGTTGTGGTGGTATGTGGTTTGAAAAAGGGGAGCTCCATAATTTACTACAAAATTACCAAAGAAGGAGTTCGAACATAAGCGCGCTAGATAAGTTAGATTTTCTGAACTTGCTAAATTTTTAACGTAATTTATCCCCATACAACCAAGCTCAACTAATAACTAACGATAACTTGTGTGTTATACTGCGCCCAGTTGAAATTTAAGGGTATTCAAATTGCAATTTATCGCATTGACATCTATTGGTGTAGAGCAGTTACTGGTTGAAGAATTAACCGAGTTTGGTTTTGAAATAAACAAGCAAACCGTTGGTTCAGTTAAGTTCACAGGCGCTAATCTAGACGTACAAAAGTTCTGTATGATGACACGATTTGCAACGCGCGTGATGTTGCTTATCGATGACAAACCAGAAGTTAATGATAAAGATTCTCTCTACAAGTTTGTTCGTTTTCAGGCATGGCAAGATTGGTTTAGCCCAAAGCAGACCTTTGCAGTAGAGTTTAATGGTACGAACAATGCGCTAAAGAATACGCAATTCTCTGGTCTGGTTGTTAAGGATGGGATCGTTGACTACTTCAATGACTTGTTTGAACAACGTCCAGATGTTGATAAACAGACACCTGATATTCGCATCATTGCGAAATTATCTAAGCAAGGCTGTGCGCTATATATCGATTTCTCGGGACCTCGCTTATCTGATAGAGGCTATCGTGACAAGCAAGGTAAAGCGCCAATTCGTGAACATTTAGCCGCTGCGCTAGTTAAACGTAGTGGCTGGCTTGAAGATACCAATAAGCCGCTTTTTGACCCCTGCTGTGGTTCCGGTACTTTATTGATTGAAGCGGCATCTATGGCGCTTGGTTTACCTACTAACCTTAATAAAGACTTTGCCTTTAAACGCCTGCCAAGTTTTCGTGAAAGTAAGTTCACCGAGCTTAAAGCACAATTAAATGTACAACCAGAGCAAAAGAGCTTATGGCTAATCGGCAGTGATATCGATGAACTTGTGCTGTCAATTGCTGAGCGTAATGCCAAGCGCGCAGGCGTTGAGTCACATATTAAGTTTAAGTTTGAAGATGCCAATCAGCTTAGCCTTGCTGCTAAACGTCCTGGAACTGTGCTGAGTAACTTGCCTTATGGTGAACGTCTAGGTGGTATGGCTGAAATTATTACGCTCTATCGCAATATGGGGATCGCCTTTAAAAAGCACTATAAAGATTGGAATTTGGCGTTACTTGCAAGCGAAGAAAGCCTGTTAAAAGTGTTAAAGCTGGCGCGTAAAAAGTCTTATAAATTCAAAAATGGCCCGCTAGACGTGCTGCTTAATCTGTATGAAATGAATGAAATGCAGGTACAGCAAAATAAACAGAGCAGTGGTCTTAATTTTGAAGGCTCGACTGCGTTTGGCAACCGTTTGAAGAAAAACCTGCAAGGCTTAAAATCTTGGCTGAAAAAAGAAGACGTCAACGCGTACCGTGTTTATGACGCGGATATCCCGGAGTACAATGTTGCGGTTGATGTATATAACGACAACGCAGTCATCTTTGAATACAAAGCGCCAAAAGAAATTGACGATAGCGTTGCGCAAAAACGTCTGCAAGATGTGATTACACTTACCGCTGAGCAGCTGAATATCGACCCGCTAAACATCGCGGTAAAAGTAAGAAAGCGCCAAAAAGGTCAAGAGCAATACAAGGCCCTAGACAAGCAAAACCGCACTGAGGTAGTAGAAGAGTATGGTGCTAAGTTTAAGGTTAACCTATTTGATTATCTTGATACTGGTCTCTTCCTTGACCACCGGTTAGCCCGCAAGTTTATTCAGCAACATTCGAAAGATAAGCGCGTGCTAAATCTGTTTGCATACACAGGTAGTGCTTCTGTGCATGCCGCAGTTGGTGGTGCAAAGTCTGTTACCACAGTAGATATGTCAAAAACCTATCTAAAATGGGCAGAGGAAAACTTTGAGTTAAATGGTTTGAAGAATCCACGTTTCAGATTTGAGCAAGCGGATTGCTTAAAATGGCTTGAAAGAGCCGTAGGTCAATATGATCTGATATTTTTAGACCCACCAACATTCTCTAACTCTAAGCGTATGTCTGACGCATTTGACGTACAAAGAGATCATTTAAAATTATTTGGGTGGGTAAAGAAAATATTAGCACCGAATGGTGTACTGCTGTTTTCTAACAACAAACGCGGATTTAAAATTGATGAAATGGGACTTGCGGCACTTGGCCTAACTGCTGAGGAATACTCATCGCAAACCTTGTCTCCGGACTTTAAACGTAACAAGCAAATTCACAACAGCTGGTTGATCCGTCATGATTAAATGTACCTTATTCCACACCGATGGTTGTCATCTTTGTGAAGAAGCATTGGCGATGTTAATTCAATTTTTGCTTGAAGCCGAAATTGAACTCGTTGATATCGTCGATAGTGAAGAGACGATGACGGAATATCAATATAGAATTCCAGTGATAAAAAAAGGCAAGACAGGTCAGGAACTTGGCTGGCCTTTTACTCAACAACAACTACAAGAATTTATAGAATAATATGGATCTCATTCGAATTGCTAAAGCCCAACTGGCTTTTGGTTCACACCCTATACTTGACCAAGCTGATGCCGTTATTGAATCAGGTGAGCGCGTGTGTATTGTGGGCCGAAACGGTGCCGGTAAATCAACGTTACTGAAAGTACTTGATGATCAAGTTCAACTTGATGATGGTGAAATCAACCGTGTTGGTGGATTAAAAGTTTCAAGGCTAGAACAAGACCCACCAAAGGGCGCAAATGGGTCGGTTTTTGATTATGTTGCGAACGGTCTACCTGATGTTGCTGAGCTGCTCATTGAATTTCATGAAGTGAGTGAAAAACTACAAACCAGCCAGTCAGATAAACTGATGACCTCGCTTGAGCGCTTGACTCAGCGATTGGAAAGCGAAGATGCGTGGCGTTTTGAGTCAAGGATCAAGCAAGTGCTTAGCCAGTTGCAATTAGATGCGAATATGCGTCTAGAAGAGCTCTCCGGTGGCTGGCTACGTAAAGTCGCACTGGCCAAAGCGTTGGTGAGCGATCCAGACTTACTGTTACTCGACGAGCCGACTAACCACCTTGATATGCAAAGTGTCATCTGGCTTGAGCAATTCCTAAAAGAGTTTAAAGGGGGGATCGTGTTTATCTCTCACGACCGTGCCTTTATACGCGCAATGGCGACCCGAATTTTAGATTTAGACCGTGGCAAGTTGGTTTCATACCCTGGAGATTATGCGCAATATCTAGAACAAAAAGCCCATGATTTAAAAGTGGAAGAGCAACAGAATGCCTTGTTTGATAAAAAGCTTGCCGAAGAAGAAACT
The sequence above is a segment of the Pseudoalteromonas piscicida genome. Coding sequences within it:
- the rlmKL gene encoding bifunctional 23S rRNA (guanine(2069)-N(7))-methyltransferase RlmK/23S rRNA (guanine(2445)-N(2))-methyltransferase RlmL, coding for MQFIALTSIGVEQLLVEELTEFGFEINKQTVGSVKFTGANLDVQKFCMMTRFATRVMLLIDDKPEVNDKDSLYKFVRFQAWQDWFSPKQTFAVEFNGTNNALKNTQFSGLVVKDGIVDYFNDLFEQRPDVDKQTPDIRIIAKLSKQGCALYIDFSGPRLSDRGYRDKQGKAPIREHLAAALVKRSGWLEDTNKPLFDPCCGSGTLLIEAASMALGLPTNLNKDFAFKRLPSFRESKFTELKAQLNVQPEQKSLWLIGSDIDELVLSIAERNAKRAGVESHIKFKFEDANQLSLAAKRPGTVLSNLPYGERLGGMAEIITLYRNMGIAFKKHYKDWNLALLASEESLLKVLKLARKKSYKFKNGPLDVLLNLYEMNEMQVQQNKQSSGLNFEGSTAFGNRLKKNLQGLKSWLKKEDVNAYRVYDADIPEYNVAVDVYNDNAVIFEYKAPKEIDDSVAQKRLQDVITLTAEQLNIDPLNIAVKVRKRQKGQEQYKALDKQNRTEVVEEYGAKFKVNLFDYLDTGLFLDHRLARKFIQQHSKDKRVLNLFAYTGSASVHAAVGGAKSVTTVDMSKTYLKWAEENFELNGLKNPRFRFEQADCLKWLERAVGQYDLIFLDPPTFSNSKRMSDAFDVQRDHLKLFGWVKKILAPNGVLLFSNNKRGFKIDEMGLAALGLTAEEYSSQTLSPDFKRNKQIHNSWLIRHD
- a CDS encoding zf-TFIIB domain-containing protein, with protein sequence MHCLCDKTLKLTYADGEGHCGYQCQSCGAIWLPRKFVQSIKHTYHFSYTDFIANRTPVEREVSQLCPDDGHTLTDYTLFEVNFSECACCGGMWFEKGELHNLLQNYQRRSSNISALDKLDFLNLLNF
- a CDS encoding cell division protein ZapC domain-containing protein, with product MQASKEWQWIRCTERNRLLIDLGDELQLCTPFRLRHLTEDSTTNPNFSLSEAEFYQSVFSYLCGFGVWNEPRCCQIALNATAAKFHLQPMQAKSWFFKPYFGGEPVSEAVVCLHSKLSSGEFLIIEHDGQSSLCLSLNEQFILDEGIELEQFQAIKVLNDRLAPLVLTHRVHQSA
- a CDS encoding glutaredoxin family protein — translated: MIKCTLFHTDGCHLCEEALAMLIQFLLEAEIELVDIVDSEETMTEYQYRIPVIKKGKTGQELGWPFTQQQLQEFIE